A genomic segment from Micromonospora echinaurantiaca encodes:
- a CDS encoding sensor histidine kinase, translating to MTSTAAAPDHPWLLPGALTEAAGQPRRTTRDWIIDSLCFLIALVWVLLSAADAASPEPSYALNTGPSWLEEVDAVCGLAAAAGLWVRRRWPVGLAVATLPLSAFSVTASGALLIIIFTLTVHRPIPLAAGVTGVHLLTAFGYYQLRPDPTMRFWPAMIWTVLVLVAVLAWGMFVRARRQLVVSLRERAERAEAEQQLRVAQARQLERTRIAREMHDVLAHRISLLSLHAGALEFRPDAPPEEVARAAGVIRGSAHAALQDLREVIGVLRAETGAGQEPERPQPTLADLPALVEESRVAGVRVSVRDLVGAAERLPAAVGRSVYRIVQEGLTNARKHAAGAAVTVDVAGAPGDGLTVEIRNRWPVGGVADPEIPGAGTGLVGIAERVHLAGGRLEYGRDDTGDFRLAAWLPWPA from the coding sequence GTGACCAGCACCGCCGCCGCACCGGACCACCCCTGGCTGCTGCCGGGCGCGCTGACCGAGGCGGCCGGGCAGCCGCGGCGGACCACCCGCGACTGGATCATCGACAGCCTCTGCTTCCTGATCGCCCTGGTCTGGGTGCTGCTCTCGGCCGCCGACGCGGCGTCGCCCGAGCCGAGCTACGCGCTGAACACCGGCCCGTCGTGGCTGGAGGAGGTCGACGCGGTCTGCGGCCTGGCCGCCGCGGCCGGGCTCTGGGTCCGCCGGCGCTGGCCGGTCGGGCTGGCGGTGGCCACGCTGCCGCTCTCCGCCTTCTCCGTCACCGCCTCCGGCGCGCTGCTGATCATCATCTTCACGCTCACCGTGCACCGGCCCATCCCGCTGGCGGCGGGGGTGACCGGCGTGCACCTGCTGACCGCGTTCGGCTACTACCAGCTGCGCCCCGACCCGACCATGAGGTTCTGGCCGGCGATGATCTGGACGGTGCTGGTCCTGGTCGCCGTGCTCGCCTGGGGGATGTTCGTCCGGGCCCGCCGCCAGCTGGTGGTGTCGCTGCGGGAACGCGCCGAGCGGGCCGAGGCGGAGCAGCAGTTGCGGGTGGCGCAGGCCCGGCAGCTGGAGCGCACCCGGATCGCCCGGGAGATGCACGACGTGCTGGCGCACCGGATCTCGCTGCTCAGCCTGCACGCCGGCGCGCTGGAGTTCCGCCCGGACGCGCCGCCGGAGGAGGTGGCGCGGGCGGCCGGCGTGATCCGGGGCAGCGCGCACGCCGCGTTGCAGGACCTGCGCGAGGTGATCGGGGTGCTCCGCGCCGAGACCGGCGCCGGGCAGGAGCCGGAGCGCCCGCAGCCCACCCTGGCCGATCTGCCCGCGCTGGTCGAGGAGTCCCGGGTCGCCGGGGTCCGGGTCAGCGTGCGCGACCTGGTCGGTGCGGCGGAGCGGCTGCCGGCGGCGGTCGGGCGCAGCGTCTACCGGATCGTGCAGGAGGGGTTGACCAACGCCCGCAAGCACGCCGCCGGGGCCGCGGTCACCGTCGATGTGGCCGGCGCTCCGGGTGACGGGCTGACCGTGGAGATCCGCAACCGGTGGCCGGTCGGCGGGGTCGCCGATCCGGAGATCCCCGGTGCCGGCACCGGTCTGGTCGGCATCGCCGAACGGGTCCACCTGGCCGGCGGGCGGCTGGAGTACGGCCGCGACGACACCGGTGACTTCCGGCTGGCCGCCTGGCTGCCGTGGCCGGCGTGA
- a CDS encoding ABC transporter ATP-binding protein, with the protein MITVEHLTKRYGRHTAVDDVSFRCEPGTVTGFLGPNGAGKSTTMRMICGLTPPTAGGSTVGDRPYRHLPNPGREVGVLLDASAQHAGRTGREALTVAAQTMGVDRREVAVKLDLVGLDGAAAKRRVRAYSLGMRQRLGLAHALLGDPRVLILDEPANGLDPEGIFWMRGLLRDFADRGGTVLLSSHLLREVEAVADRLVVIGGGRIVAQGDKAELLAGAGTRVRARDQQALRRALDAAGLDVTGGADGGLLVHAEAEAVGQAAADAGVALTELRPADGGGLEQLFLTLTASEPNGAGANPGAGDSRTTGQPTRETVR; encoded by the coding sequence ATGATCACCGTCGAACACCTCACCAAGCGGTACGGGCGGCACACCGCCGTCGACGACGTGTCGTTCCGCTGCGAGCCGGGCACGGTCACCGGCTTCCTCGGTCCGAACGGCGCCGGCAAGTCCACCACCATGCGGATGATCTGCGGCCTCACCCCGCCGACCGCCGGTGGCAGCACCGTCGGCGACCGCCCCTACCGGCACCTGCCCAACCCCGGCCGCGAGGTGGGCGTGCTGCTGGACGCCTCCGCTCAGCACGCCGGGCGGACCGGCCGGGAGGCGCTGACCGTCGCCGCCCAGACGATGGGCGTGGACCGCCGGGAGGTGGCCGTCAAGCTCGACCTCGTCGGCTTGGACGGGGCCGCCGCGAAGCGCCGGGTGCGGGCGTACTCGCTGGGCATGCGGCAGCGGCTCGGCCTGGCGCACGCGCTGCTGGGCGACCCCCGGGTGCTGATCCTCGACGAGCCGGCCAACGGCCTCGACCCCGAGGGCATCTTCTGGATGCGGGGCCTGCTGCGCGACTTCGCCGACCGGGGCGGCACCGTGCTGCTCTCCTCGCACCTGCTGCGCGAGGTCGAAGCGGTGGCCGACCGGCTGGTGGTCATCGGCGGCGGCCGGATCGTGGCCCAGGGCGACAAGGCCGAACTGCTGGCCGGCGCCGGCACCCGGGTGCGCGCCCGGGACCAGCAGGCCCTGCGCCGGGCGCTGGACGCCGCCGGCCTCGACGTGACCGGTGGCGCCGACGGGGGGCTGCTCGTGCACGCCGAGGCCGAGGCCGTCGGCCAGGCCGCCGCCGACGCCGGCGTCGCCCTCACCGAGCTGCGCCCCGCCGACGGCGGCGGCCTGGAGCAGCTCTTCCTCACCCTCACCGCCAGCGAACCGAACGGCGCCGGCGCGAACCCCGGTGCCGGCGACAGCCGCACCACCGGCCAGCCGACCAGGGAGACCGTCCGATGA
- a CDS encoding ABC transporter permease: MTTSTVATAPAAAPRHHPGLRRPSLLRLTGVELRKLVDTRAGFWLLVTIGLVAAAIVVLQLIYAKDADQTFTNFFLPSLLPVGILLPVLGILSITSEWSQRTALTTYALVPRRERVIAAKLAAVVLAALASVLASLAVAAAGTLVAGATGGAGTWRIEGSLLVNAVVLQVASVLMGAGFGLLLLNTPLAIVSYLVLPTLWSILGELVRPLRGPAGWLDTGRTMEPLLTPDVTGEQWSRLAVSLLVWLVVPLVAGLVRTLRREVS, encoded by the coding sequence ATGACCACCAGCACCGTCGCCACCGCACCCGCCGCCGCGCCCCGGCACCACCCTGGCCTACGCCGGCCGTCCCTGCTCCGGCTCACCGGGGTGGAGCTGCGCAAGCTGGTGGACACCCGGGCCGGGTTCTGGCTGCTGGTCACCATCGGGTTGGTCGCCGCCGCCATCGTCGTCCTCCAGTTGATCTACGCCAAGGACGCGGACCAGACCTTCACCAACTTCTTCCTCCCCTCGCTGCTGCCGGTCGGCATCCTGCTGCCGGTGCTCGGCATCCTGTCGATCACCAGCGAGTGGTCCCAGCGCACCGCGCTCACCACGTACGCCCTGGTGCCCCGGCGGGAGCGGGTGATCGCCGCGAAGCTCGCCGCGGTGGTGCTGGCCGCGCTGGCGTCGGTGCTGGCCAGCCTGGCGGTGGCCGCCGCCGGCACGCTGGTCGCCGGGGCCACCGGCGGCGCCGGCACCTGGCGGATCGAGGGGTCGCTGCTGGTGAACGCGGTCGTGCTCCAGGTGGCCAGCGTGCTGATGGGCGCCGGCTTCGGCCTGCTGCTGCTGAACACCCCGCTGGCCATCGTCAGCTACCTGGTGCTGCCGACCCTCTGGTCGATCCTCGGCGAACTCGTCCGGCCGCTGCGTGGGCCGGCCGGCTGGCTGGACACCGGGCGCACCATGGAGCCGCTGCTCACCCCGGACGTCACCGGCGAGCAGTGGAGCCGGCTTGCGGTGTCGCTGCTGGTCTGGCTGGTCGTGCCGCTGGTCGCCGGCCTGGTCCGTACGCTGCGCCGCGAGGTGTCCTGA
- a CDS encoding YqeB family protein, whose translation MDGHGVPTRVDGGATELAILWVGLPAAGAGAGALLARFAGWIAELPWAPVQQLFEVVDRLPDPQAGIGGLAVGALGGLALGAMGAADRLVVTIDVERVRLRRGGAERDVERRAARAVFVDGKDLVLLGGDDEELARERSDLSAGRLSEAFRGRGWPWTDGDPHRDAYRRWVPGLPGLPSGADALLRARQRAVDKEKGGEVRELRMELARLGVVVRDDGERQYWRLTRSAVPGPDPATSGEREVDER comes from the coding sequence ATGGACGGTCACGGCGTGCCCACCCGGGTCGACGGCGGCGCGACCGAGCTGGCGATCCTCTGGGTGGGCCTGCCGGCGGCCGGCGCCGGGGCCGGCGCGCTGCTGGCCCGGTTCGCCGGCTGGATCGCCGAGCTGCCCTGGGCGCCGGTGCAGCAGCTGTTCGAGGTCGTCGACCGGCTCCCTGACCCGCAGGCCGGCATCGGCGGACTGGCCGTCGGCGCGCTGGGCGGGTTGGCGCTCGGCGCCATGGGCGCCGCGGATCGGCTGGTCGTCACCATCGACGTCGAGCGGGTCCGGCTGCGCCGCGGCGGCGCGGAACGGGACGTCGAGCGGCGGGCGGCCCGGGCGGTCTTCGTCGACGGCAAGGACCTCGTGCTGCTCGGCGGCGACGACGAGGAACTGGCCCGGGAGCGGTCGGACCTGTCCGCCGGGCGGCTGTCCGAGGCGTTCCGCGGGCGTGGCTGGCCGTGGACCGACGGCGACCCGCACCGGGACGCGTACCGGCGGTGGGTGCCGGGACTGCCGGGGCTGCCGAGTGGCGCGGACGCGCTGCTGCGGGCCCGCCAGCGCGCCGTGGACAAGGAGAAGGGTGGCGAGGTCCGCGAGTTGCGGATGGAGCTGGCCCGCCTCGGGGTGGTGGTCCGCGACGACGGCGAGCGCCAGTACTGGCGGCTGACCCGATCGGCGGTACCCGGACCGGACCCGGCGACTTCCGGTGAGCGGGAGGTCGACGAACGGTAG
- a CDS encoding SOUL family heme-binding protein yields MTEQQPYRVVARQPGFELRRYPAHLVAEMQVEGTFERVAAEAFRPLAAYLGGADRTRAAGAVGPVAQRAGAEAIAMTTPVVQEEGDRPGSWLVRFVLPARFTAATLPEPTDPRVRIREIPEQLAAAVRFAGRWTAREFDRRATALGRAVIAAGLRPTGAVRYARFDPPWRPWFLRRNEVVLPVAE; encoded by the coding sequence ATGACCGAGCAGCAGCCGTACCGGGTGGTGGCGCGGCAACCCGGCTTCGAGCTGCGCCGCTATCCGGCCCACCTGGTGGCCGAGATGCAGGTCGAAGGGACCTTCGAACGGGTCGCCGCCGAGGCGTTCCGGCCGCTGGCCGCGTACCTCGGCGGCGCCGACCGGACGCGGGCGGCCGGCGCGGTCGGCCCGGTCGCGCAGCGGGCCGGGGCGGAGGCGATCGCGATGACGACGCCGGTCGTGCAGGAGGAGGGGGACCGGCCGGGCAGCTGGCTGGTGCGGTTCGTGCTGCCGGCCCGGTTCACCGCGGCTACCCTGCCCGAGCCCACCGATCCCCGGGTGCGGATCCGGGAGATCCCCGAACAGCTCGCCGCCGCCGTCCGGTTCGCCGGACGGTGGACGGCGCGGGAGTTCGACCGGCGAGCCACCGCGCTGGGCCGGGCGGTCATCGCCGCCGGGCTGCGCCCGACCGGCGCAGTCCGCTACGCCCGCTTCGACCCGCCGTGGAGACCCTGGTTCCTGCGCCGCAACGAGGTGGTGCTTCCGGTCGCCGAGTGA
- a CDS encoding amino acid permease has protein sequence MTSGSGVTGGGSGIFRRKPVEEIADTSAEQLSRSLGLWQLTAIGVGGIIGAGIFALAGAVASETAGPAVLVSFLIAGLASAAAALSYAEFAGMIPKAGSAYTYGYAVLGEAVGWFIGWDLLLEYTAIVAVVAIGISGYFSFLVGELGLELPAWMLGAPGTGEGHVVDLFAVVLCLLIAFLLNRGIKTAAQFETFVVGLKVAVVLLVIVVGFFYVKTANYSPFFPFGLSGAFTGAATVFFAVFGYDAMSTAAEESRDARRHMPKAIVYSLAISMVLYVLATLVLTGMQNYRDIDPESGFSSAFASVGLSGLASVIAVGAIIGILTVMFTFMLGVTRVWFSMSRDGLLPAWFAKLHPVRRVPSRVTWIVGIGSALIAGFLPIREAAELTNIGILLAFVVVCIAVIVLRYRHPTRRGRSGCRACRWCRRSARSSRSG, from the coding sequence ATGACCTCCGGCAGCGGCGTCACCGGCGGTGGCAGCGGCATCTTCCGGCGCAAGCCGGTCGAGGAGATCGCCGACACCAGCGCGGAGCAGCTGTCCCGGTCCCTCGGGCTGTGGCAGCTCACCGCGATCGGTGTCGGTGGCATCATCGGCGCCGGCATCTTCGCCCTGGCCGGCGCGGTGGCCAGCGAGACCGCCGGCCCGGCGGTGCTGGTGTCCTTCCTGATCGCCGGTCTGGCCAGCGCGGCCGCCGCGCTGTCCTACGCGGAGTTCGCCGGCATGATCCCGAAGGCCGGCTCGGCCTACACCTACGGCTACGCGGTGCTCGGCGAGGCGGTGGGCTGGTTCATCGGCTGGGACCTGCTGCTGGAGTACACAGCGATCGTGGCGGTGGTGGCGATCGGCATCTCCGGCTACTTCAGCTTCCTCGTCGGCGAGCTGGGGCTGGAGCTGCCGGCCTGGATGCTCGGCGCGCCGGGCACCGGCGAGGGGCATGTGGTCGACCTCTTCGCGGTGGTGCTCTGCCTGCTGATCGCCTTCCTGCTCAACCGGGGCATCAAGACCGCCGCCCAGTTCGAGACGTTCGTCGTCGGGCTGAAGGTCGCCGTGGTGCTGCTGGTGATCGTGGTCGGCTTCTTCTACGTCAAGACGGCGAACTACTCGCCGTTCTTCCCGTTCGGGCTCAGCGGGGCGTTCACCGGCGCGGCCACCGTCTTCTTCGCGGTCTTCGGCTACGACGCGATGAGCACCGCCGCCGAGGAGTCCCGGGACGCCCGCCGGCACATGCCGAAGGCGATCGTCTACTCGCTGGCCATCTCGATGGTCCTGTACGTGCTCGCCACCCTGGTGCTGACCGGCATGCAGAACTACCGGGACATCGACCCGGAGAGCGGCTTCTCCTCGGCCTTCGCCTCGGTGGGCCTGTCCGGGCTGGCCAGCGTGATCGCGGTCGGCGCGATCATCGGCATCCTGACGGTGATGTTCACCTTCATGCTCGGCGTGACCCGGGTGTGGTTCTCGATGAGCCGGGACGGCCTGCTGCCCGCGTGGTTCGCCAAGCTGCACCCGGTGCGCCGGGTGCCCAGCCGGGTGACCTGGATCGTCGGGATCGGCTCCGCGTTGATCGCCGGCTTCCTGCCGATCCGCGAGGCCGCGGAACTGACCAACATCGGCATCCTGCTGGCCTTCGTGGTGGTCTGCATCGCGGTGATCGTGCTGCGCTACCGCCACCCGACGCGCCGCGGACGTTCCGGCTGCCGGGCATGCCGGTGGTGCCGGCGGTCGGCGCGCTCTTCTCGGTCTGGCTGA
- a CDS encoding FtsX-like permease family protein encodes MLTVRRSAGAFVAVAVGVALVFASTLLLASGRPSTPERLAGAAVVVASPEAYSPADPFPPTRPWSSARASELVARLAGLPGVAAAVPDRTFYAQPLVAGRPPATDGQRQDAHQGHGWSSTRLGGPRLTAGTPPRHPGEVVVDAALGLRPGDPVTLLTAGGPRAYTVTGLLDAPGVHVADEVAATLAPGVGVIGLVLAPGADPDRVAAAARGVVAGDGRVLTGAERGRLEPRADARTRWIGLQVLTATAALAGFVTVFVVAAAFAYAVAQRRRELALLRAVGATPRQVRRMLYRHALVVGAGGAVVGLLVGAALAPAVGRLLVDVGFEPATFRLRYPLWPVAVSLVAGPVIALLAVWAASRRAARVRPLAALRESAVEQRPIGRLRAAAGGLLVAAGAALGLATATSADAQEGASSALLAVMALVTGAAALAPVFVGPLVRLLHPPVRRRGGAIGLLVRAGASTATRRTASTAAPVLLTVAFAVLVSGMVQTSTAVYAAGRLSAVNAGWVLLPDRAPGLADPAVAAAGGASVLPTTVFVAGDPSADGIRPLTALGVEPAAFATANRALTVLAGSLSDLRGDDAVVLSASAAGASASAAGATAALPTRPYPVVFADGERVPLRVVAVVTDDSLPGDLLLPRAAVRAHDPSALTSAVYLTAPVDPPAGARVVDVATWAAEADQAEDRLVWLATLLLIAVTAGYGGIAVVNTLLAAAAGRAADLRLIRLAGATRRQVLRLVAAESALVVALGALLGGAVAFAGLVSIRAGLAEQAGAPVDLVVPWPVVGGVVGLCLLLALAASVVPAWRLLRRGSAVRAGG; translated from the coding sequence GTGCTGACCGTCCGGCGCTCGGCCGGCGCGTTCGTGGCCGTCGCCGTCGGTGTCGCGCTGGTCTTCGCGAGCACGCTGCTGCTCGCGTCCGGCCGGCCGTCGACGCCGGAGCGGCTGGCCGGGGCCGCCGTGGTGGTCGCCAGCCCCGAGGCGTACTCACCCGCCGACCCCTTCCCGCCCACCCGGCCCTGGTCGTCGGCGCGGGCGAGCGAACTCGTGGCGCGGTTGGCCGGGCTGCCCGGCGTCGCGGCAGCCGTGCCGGACCGGACGTTCTACGCCCAGCCACTGGTGGCCGGCCGTCCCCCGGCCACCGACGGCCAGCGGCAGGACGCCCACCAGGGACACGGCTGGTCGAGCACCCGCCTCGGCGGGCCGCGGTTGACGGCGGGCACGCCGCCCCGGCACCCCGGCGAGGTGGTCGTCGACGCCGCGCTCGGCCTGCGCCCCGGTGACCCGGTCACCCTGCTGACCGCGGGTGGGCCGCGGGCGTACACCGTCACCGGCCTGCTCGACGCGCCGGGCGTGCACGTGGCCGACGAGGTCGCCGCCACCCTCGCGCCGGGGGTCGGCGTCATCGGTCTGGTGCTGGCGCCGGGCGCCGACCCCGACCGGGTCGCCGCCGCCGCGCGCGGCGTCGTGGCCGGTGACGGCCGGGTCCTCACCGGCGCCGAGCGGGGCCGGCTGGAACCGCGGGCGGACGCGCGTACCCGCTGGATCGGCCTGCAGGTGCTCACCGCCACCGCCGCGCTCGCCGGCTTCGTCACGGTCTTCGTGGTCGCCGCCGCGTTCGCCTATGCCGTCGCGCAGCGCCGCCGGGAACTGGCGCTGCTGCGCGCCGTCGGGGCCACCCCGCGCCAGGTCCGCCGGATGCTGTACCGGCACGCCCTGGTGGTCGGTGCCGGCGGGGCGGTCGTCGGGTTGCTGGTCGGGGCCGCGCTCGCCCCGGCGGTGGGCCGGCTGCTGGTCGACGTGGGCTTCGAGCCGGCGACCTTCCGCCTCCGGTACCCCCTCTGGCCGGTCGCGGTCTCGCTGGTGGCCGGGCCGGTGATCGCGCTGCTGGCCGTGTGGGCGGCGTCCCGGCGGGCCGCGCGGGTCCGGCCGCTGGCGGCGCTGCGCGAGTCGGCCGTGGAGCAGCGGCCGATCGGGCGGTTGCGGGCGGCGGCGGGCGGGCTGCTCGTCGCCGCCGGTGCGGCGCTCGGGCTCGCGACCGCCACCAGCGCCGACGCGCAGGAGGGGGCGTCGTCCGCGCTGCTCGCGGTGATGGCGCTGGTCACCGGCGCGGCCGCGCTCGCGCCGGTGTTCGTCGGGCCGCTCGTCCGGCTGCTCCACCCGCCGGTGCGGCGGCGCGGCGGCGCCATCGGGTTGCTGGTACGCGCCGGCGCCTCGACCGCCACCCGGCGCACCGCGTCGACCGCCGCCCCGGTCCTGCTCACCGTCGCCTTCGCCGTGCTGGTGTCCGGAATGGTGCAGACCTCCACCGCCGTGTACGCGGCCGGCCGGCTGAGCGCCGTGAACGCCGGCTGGGTGCTGCTGCCGGACCGGGCCCCCGGCCTCGCCGACCCGGCGGTCGCCGCGGCGGGCGGCGCGTCCGTCCTGCCGACCACGGTGTTCGTGGCCGGTGACCCGTCGGCCGACGGGATCCGCCCGCTGACCGCGCTCGGTGTCGAACCGGCGGCGTTCGCCACGGCGAACCGGGCGCTCACCGTCCTCGCCGGCTCCCTGTCGGACCTGCGCGGCGACGACGCCGTGGTGCTCAGCGCCTCGGCGGCCGGAGCCAGCGCCTCGGCGGCCGGAGCCACCGCCGCGCTGCCCACCCGGCCCTATCCGGTGGTCTTCGCCGACGGGGAACGGGTGCCGCTGCGGGTCGTCGCCGTGGTGACCGACGACTCGCTCCCCGGTGACCTGCTCCTGCCCCGCGCCGCCGTCCGGGCGCACGACCCGTCGGCGCTGACCTCGGCGGTGTACCTGACCGCGCCGGTCGACCCACCGGCCGGCGCCCGGGTGGTCGACGTCGCCACCTGGGCCGCCGAGGCGGACCAGGCGGAGGACCGGCTGGTCTGGCTGGCCACCCTGCTGCTGATCGCGGTGACGGCCGGCTACGGCGGGATCGCGGTGGTCAACACGCTGTTGGCGGCCGCCGCCGGCCGGGCCGCCGACCTGCGCCTGATCCGGCTGGCCGGGGCGACCCGGCGGCAGGTCCTGCGGCTGGTCGCCGCGGAGTCGGCGTTGGTGGTGGCGCTCGGCGCGCTGCTCGGCGGGGCGGTCGCGTTCGCCGGCCTGGTCAGCATCCGGGCCGGCCTCGCCGAGCAGGCCGGCGCGCCGGTCGACCTCGTCGTCCCGTGGCCGGTGGTCGGCGGCGTCGTCGGGCTCTGCCTGCTGCTCGCCCTCGCGGCGAGCGTCGTGCCGGCCTGGCGGCTGCTGCGCCGGGGGTCGGCCGTGCGGGCCGGCGGGTGA
- a CDS encoding ABC transporter ATP-binding protein yields the protein MTTDTVTLTGLRAVYGSGSRRVTALDGVTTSFASGTFTAVMGPSGSGKSTLLHCAAGLDRPVAGTVTVDGIRLGDLGEDELTRLRRDRIGFVFQAFNLISSLTAAQNVELPLRLAGRRPADRDVTAGLAAVGLADRAGHRPSELSGGEQQRVAIARALVTRPAVVFADEPTGALDSAASRQVLRLLRALVDEHGQTVVMVTHDPAAAAYADRVLLLSDGRLADELTGPFTAASVAARIADAIPEPSC from the coding sequence ATGACCACAGACACGGTGACGCTGACCGGGCTCCGGGCGGTGTACGGCTCGGGCAGCCGACGGGTGACGGCGCTGGACGGGGTGACGACCAGCTTCGCGAGCGGCACGTTCACGGCGGTGATGGGACCGTCCGGCTCCGGCAAGTCGACCCTCCTGCACTGCGCCGCGGGGCTGGACCGACCGGTGGCGGGGACCGTCACCGTCGACGGGATCCGCCTGGGCGACCTGGGCGAGGACGAGCTGACCCGGCTGCGCCGGGACCGGATCGGCTTCGTGTTCCAGGCGTTCAACCTGATCTCCTCGCTGACCGCCGCGCAGAACGTCGAACTGCCGCTGCGGCTGGCCGGTCGACGCCCGGCGGACCGGGACGTCACGGCCGGGCTCGCCGCCGTCGGGCTGGCCGACCGGGCCGGGCACCGGCCCAGCGAACTCTCCGGTGGCGAGCAGCAGCGGGTCGCCATCGCCCGGGCCCTGGTCACCCGGCCGGCGGTGGTCTTCGCCGACGAGCCCACCGGCGCGCTGGACAGCGCCGCGTCCCGGCAGGTGCTGCGGCTGCTGCGGGCGCTGGTCGACGAGCACGGGCAGACCGTCGTCATGGTCACCCACGACCCGGCGGCCGCCGCGTACGCCGACCGGGTGCTGCTGCTCTCCGACGGTCGCCTCGCCGACGAGCTGACCGGCCCGTTCACCGCCGCGTCCGTCGCCGCCCGGATCGCCGACGCGATTCCGGAGCCGTCGTGCTGA
- a CDS encoding sensor histidine kinase produces MGTLLARRLRPVDLYLVDGVLAVVVGAALCAYAALESPLRGGVREPVWASVLTGLVIGLPVAVRRRWPVGVALLVSLAAAAALATGVIPNFAAAAPAFAIGLACYTLAVATPPLRSLVYAVACLAVVSAALATTAGDLWSRTGAVGYAAVMIAPGWLVGWSVRERRALAARQSEQLVRQAVTEERLRVARELHDVVAHTMSLIVVKAAVANHVADAEPGEARDALRVIEEAGRAALTDIRRVLGALREDAGYAPAPGLDELPGLAERAAIGGVDVRVDVRRDVPDVGAVPESVGLAAYRIVQEAVTNVVKHAAPAACRATIVVAPDEVRVEVVDDGRRPVRMNGHGHGLTGMRERVTLHGGEFSAGPRSGGGFAVSARLPYRAVA; encoded by the coding sequence GTGGGCACGCTGCTTGCCCGGCGACTGCGGCCGGTGGACCTGTACCTGGTGGACGGTGTGCTGGCCGTGGTGGTCGGTGCGGCGCTCTGCGCGTACGCGGCCCTGGAGTCCCCGCTGCGTGGCGGGGTCCGGGAACCGGTGTGGGCGTCGGTGCTCACCGGGCTGGTCATCGGACTGCCGGTGGCGGTCCGGCGGCGCTGGCCGGTCGGCGTGGCCCTGCTGGTGAGCCTGGCCGCCGCGGCGGCGCTGGCGACCGGCGTGATCCCCAACTTCGCGGCCGCCGCCCCGGCGTTCGCCATCGGGCTGGCCTGCTACACGCTGGCCGTCGCCACGCCCCCGCTGCGGTCACTGGTGTACGCCGTGGCCTGCCTGGCGGTGGTGAGTGCCGCGCTGGCGACGACCGCCGGTGACCTGTGGTCCCGCACCGGCGCGGTCGGCTACGCCGCCGTCATGATCGCGCCGGGCTGGTTGGTGGGCTGGTCGGTACGGGAACGGCGGGCGCTCGCCGCCCGGCAGAGCGAGCAGCTGGTGCGCCAGGCGGTCACCGAGGAACGGCTGCGCGTCGCCCGCGAGCTGCACGACGTGGTGGCCCACACGATGAGCCTGATCGTGGTGAAGGCGGCGGTGGCCAACCACGTCGCCGACGCCGAACCGGGCGAGGCCCGGGACGCGCTGCGGGTGATCGAGGAAGCCGGCCGGGCGGCGCTGACCGACATCCGCCGGGTGCTCGGCGCGCTCCGCGAGGACGCCGGGTACGCGCCGGCGCCCGGCTTGGACGAGCTGCCCGGGCTGGCCGAACGCGCGGCGATCGGCGGGGTGGACGTGCGCGTCGACGTCCGCCGGGACGTGCCGGACGTCGGGGCGGTGCCGGAGTCGGTGGGCCTGGCGGCGTACCGGATCGTGCAGGAGGCGGTCACCAACGTGGTGAAGCACGCCGCGCCGGCCGCCTGCCGGGCCACCATCGTCGTCGCGCCCGACGAGGTACGCGTCGAGGTGGTCGACGACGGCCGGCGCCCGGTGCGGATGAACGGGCACGGCCACGGGCTGACCGGCATGCGGGAGCGGGTGACGCTGCACGGCGGCGAGTTCTCCGCCGGCCCGCGCTCCGGTGGCGGGTTCGCGGTGAGCGCCCGCCTGCCGTACCGGGCCGTCGCATGA
- a CDS encoding response regulator: MIRVLIADDQALLRGSFRVLVDLDPGCTTVAEAGTGAEAVALAARHRPDVVLMDVRMPEMDGIEATRHICADPATASCRVLILTTFDLDEYVYGALRAGASGFLLKDTPPAELLAGIRVVAAGEGLLAPTVTRRLIDEFARRAEPSRPLPRRLDGVTDREREVLTLIARGLSNVELAAHLQLSLATVKTHVGRLLTKLAVRDRAQLVIVAYETGLVGPAGREPGKRSPGSAPRRGQPGGAGSA, translated from the coding sequence ATGATCCGGGTGCTCATCGCCGACGACCAGGCGCTGCTGCGCGGCAGCTTCCGGGTGCTGGTCGACCTCGACCCGGGCTGCACCACCGTCGCCGAGGCGGGAACCGGCGCCGAGGCGGTGGCCCTGGCCGCCCGGCACCGCCCGGACGTGGTGCTGATGGACGTCCGGATGCCAGAGATGGACGGCATCGAGGCGACCCGGCACATCTGCGCCGACCCCGCGACGGCGAGCTGCCGGGTGCTCATCCTGACCACGTTCGACCTCGACGAGTACGTGTACGGCGCGCTGCGCGCCGGGGCCAGCGGTTTCCTGCTCAAGGACACCCCACCGGCCGAGCTGCTGGCCGGCATCCGGGTGGTGGCGGCGGGCGAGGGGCTGCTCGCGCCGACGGTCACCCGCCGGCTCATCGACGAGTTCGCCCGGCGCGCGGAGCCGTCCCGACCGCTGCCCCGCCGGCTCGACGGGGTGACCGACCGCGAACGCGAGGTGCTCACGCTGATCGCCCGCGGGTTGTCCAACGTGGAGCTGGCCGCGCACCTGCAGCTGAGCCTGGCGACGGTCAAGACGCACGTCGGTCGGCTGCTCACCAAGCTCGCCGTCCGCGACCGCGCCCAGCTGGTCATCGTCGCCTACGAGACCGGACTGGTGGGCCCGGCCGGGCGGGAACCCGGCAAGCGGTCCCCGGGTTCCGCGCCGCGTCGCGGGCAGCCGGGCGGCGCCGGGTCGGCCTAG